The following are encoded in a window of Fretibacter rubidus genomic DNA:
- a CDS encoding amidohydrolase family protein encodes MTFTKALLATTALLIGGALVASPVLADSKKDDTKWDVNNPPGKKKSVPINVTEGTWMSLDVSPDGKTIAFDLLGDIYTIPVTGGTATNIASGMAWEIQPRFSPDGSRIAFTSDRAGGDNIWTMAADGSDMQQVTDESFRLLNNPTWSPDGEFIAARKHFTTSRSLGTGEIWLYHTSGGSGVQLTKKPSDAHQKEIGEPMFSPDGRYVYYTANTTSGPIFEYAQDSNTQLFEIKKYDMETGEVSDAVGGAGGAVRPTPSPDGKSIAYVKRVRAKSMLFIKDLESGEERMVFDHLDQDMQETWAVYGVYPNMDWSPDSQTLYFWAGGQIHSVDVTSGDIDHIDFRVKDSREIMAPPRPKTEVSPDTLETKMPRYAAVSPDGKSTIFESLGKLYIKNGRGIATRLTQLPDTMYELDPAWSRDSKTLTFVTWNDDDLGAIHSMNIASGKITTLTQNPGHFRRPAVSPDGDYITYEKSSGGYLTDDRWSDAPGIYVMALDGSEPVKVRGSGSHPHFGADDLRIFFTAGRDGNRALISTNLLGDQERVHASAKLAQSVQISPSGKHIAFRENYNLFVMPALSGPQNVAAGASANALPVTKLSDGGATYPSWSEDGATINWTLGPNLYSVDAAKALANDDYIPPTRGTSLSLDVPAAKPDGLVALTNVRIITMASKDGGVIENGTILIDGDRIKAVGESVQIPTDATTVDLKGKTIMPGLVDAHAHGPQGVGDLTPQQNWSAMGHLALGVTTIFDPSTRAAAFFPAAEMQRAGKIISPRLFSTGEIIYGAKAPGFFASISDEDDAQEHVSRLKNQGAHGVKNYNQPRREQRQQVVKAARDNDIMVVAEGGSLYHMDMSMVVDGNTSIEHNLPQSQIYDDVIQLYSQTKVAYVPTLAVTYGGMSGELYFYQESDVWKHPILSKHVPADVLQARAVRRITAPDEDFVDAVSGATSKKLADAGVLVAIGAHGQREGLAAHWEMWSFARGGMTAVEALRAATTAPAEHLGFLDDIGSLERGKLADLVILSDNPMDDIRHTDNIEHVMIGGRLYEAETLNEVHTGNSKRAPYWFEKDGFRQSIQ; translated from the coding sequence ATGACCTTTACCAAAGCCCTTTTAGCGACAACGGCCCTTTTGATTGGTGGCGCATTGGTCGCCAGTCCAGTCCTGGCTGATAGCAAGAAAGACGATACAAAATGGGACGTGAACAACCCACCTGGTAAAAAGAAATCCGTCCCAATTAATGTGACCGAGGGCACATGGATGAGCCTTGACGTGTCGCCCGACGGCAAGACTATCGCCTTTGACTTATTAGGTGACATTTACACCATCCCCGTCACCGGCGGTACAGCGACTAACATTGCCTCTGGCATGGCGTGGGAAATCCAGCCGCGCTTTAGCCCCGACGGGTCGCGCATTGCCTTTACGTCCGACCGGGCGGGCGGGGATAATATCTGGACGATGGCAGCAGACGGATCTGACATGCAACAAGTCACAGATGAGAGCTTTCGTCTTTTGAACAATCCGACATGGTCACCAGACGGAGAGTTTATCGCGGCGCGTAAACATTTCACCACATCGCGCTCTCTTGGGACCGGCGAGATTTGGCTCTATCACACATCGGGCGGCTCTGGTGTGCAACTGACGAAAAAGCCGTCTGACGCACACCAAAAAGAAATTGGCGAGCCGATGTTCAGCCCCGACGGCCGCTATGTTTATTACACCGCCAACACGACATCTGGGCCCATTTTTGAATATGCCCAAGACAGTAATACGCAGCTGTTCGAGATTAAAAAATACGATATGGAAACGGGCGAGGTGTCTGACGCGGTCGGCGGCGCAGGCGGGGCCGTGCGCCCGACACCCTCACCCGACGGCAAATCCATTGCCTATGTGAAACGTGTCCGCGCGAAATCTATGTTATTTATCAAAGATTTAGAGTCAGGCGAAGAGCGCATGGTATTTGACCATCTTGACCAAGACATGCAAGAAACTTGGGCCGTCTACGGCGTCTACCCCAATATGGACTGGAGCCCCGATAGCCAGACATTATACTTTTGGGCCGGGGGTCAAATCCATTCTGTTGACGTGACGTCAGGCGATATAGACCACATTGATTTTCGGGTTAAAGATAGCCGCGAAATCATGGCCCCGCCGCGTCCAAAAACCGAAGTGTCACCTGACACGCTCGAGACGAAAATGCCCCGCTATGCGGCCGTCTCGCCCGATGGCAAGAGCACCATTTTTGAAAGCCTAGGAAAGCTCTATATTAAAAATGGTCGCGGCATTGCCACGCGCCTCACACAGCTTCCTGATACGATGTACGAGCTTGATCCCGCGTGGTCACGCGATAGCAAAACGCTCACTTTCGTGACTTGGAATGATGATGACCTTGGCGCGATACACAGCATGAATATTGCCAGTGGGAAAATCACGACCCTCACCCAAAACCCTGGCCATTTTCGCCGCCCCGCCGTGTCACCTGACGGCGATTACATCACCTATGAAAAAAGCAGCGGCGGCTACCTAACCGATGACCGTTGGTCAGACGCACCCGGCATTTATGTCATGGCCTTGGACGGATCAGAGCCTGTGAAAGTGCGCGGCTCCGGCAGTCACCCACATTTCGGCGCAGATGATTTACGTATCTTCTTCACCGCTGGCAGAGACGGCAATCGCGCGCTCATCTCGACAAACCTATTGGGGGATCAAGAACGTGTCCACGCCAGTGCCAAACTCGCGCAGAGCGTCCAAATATCACCATCGGGCAAGCACATCGCCTTTCGCGAAAACTATAATCTATTCGTTATGCCGGCCTTATCAGGCCCGCAAAATGTCGCCGCAGGGGCGAGTGCAAACGCCCTGCCCGTCACAAAATTATCCGACGGCGGCGCCACATATCCCAGTTGGTCAGAGGACGGCGCAACGATAAACTGGACGCTCGGCCCGAATTTATATTCTGTCGATGCCGCCAAAGCGCTTGCCAATGACGATTACATCCCACCCACGCGCGGGACGTCATTATCGTTGGATGTGCCCGCCGCAAAGCCCGACGGCTTGGTCGCGCTGACAAATGTGCGCATCATTACCATGGCCAGTAAAGACGGCGGCGTGATTGAAAACGGCACTATCCTCATCGACGGTGACCGTATCAAAGCGGTGGGCGAGAGTGTCCAAATTCCAACAGACGCCACAACCGTTGACCTAAAAGGTAAAACAATCATGCCGGGCCTTGTCGATGCCCATGCCCACGGCCCGCAAGGGGTCGGCGATTTGACGCCGCAACAAAACTGGTCCGCTATGGGCCATTTAGCGCTGGGTGTGACGACGATATTTGACCCATCCACACGCGCGGCGGCCTTCTTTCCAGCCGCGGAAATGCAACGCGCGGGCAAAATCATCTCCCCGCGTCTGTTCTCAACAGGCGAAATTATCTACGGCGCGAAAGCACCTGGCTTCTTTGCCTCTATTTCGGATGAAGACGACGCCCAAGAACACGTCAGCCGCCTTAAAAATCAAGGCGCTCATGGTGTGAAAAACTATAACCAACCCCGCCGCGAACAACGCCAACAAGTCGTCAAAGCGGCGCGCGATAACGACATTATGGTCGTGGCCGAGGGCGGTTCCCTCTATCATATGGATATGTCCATGGTGGTCGATGGAAACACATCGATTGAACATAACCTGCCGCAATCCCAAATCTATGATGATGTGATACAGCTTTATAGCCAGACAAAGGTCGCTTATGTGCCGACGCTTGCTGTGACATACGGCGGGATGAGTGGGGAGCTTTATTTCTATCAAGAGTCCGACGTTTGGAAGCATCCCATCCTATCCAAACATGTGCCCGCCGATGTTCTACAAGCCCGCGCCGTGCGCCGCATTACGGCCCCCGATGAGGATTTCGTGGATGCGGTCAGCGGCGCGACCTCCAAAAAGCTGGCTGATGCGGGCGTCTTGGTCGCCATCGGCGCGCATGGCCAACGCGAAGGTCTTGCCGCGCATTGGGAAATGTGGAGCTTTGCCCGCGGCGGCATGACCGCTGTCGAGGCCCTACGCGCCGCCACCACAGCGCCAGCCGAGCATTTGGGTTTCCTTGATGATATTGGTAGTCTAGAGCGCGGCAAACTCGCTGACCTCGTCATATTATCTGACAATCCGATGGACGATATTCGCCATACCGATAATATTGAACACGTCATGATTGGCGGACGTTTATATGAGGCCGAAACACTGAACGAAGTCCACACGGGCAACTCAAAACGCGCACCCTATTGGTTTGAAAAAGACGGCTTCCGCCAATCGATACAGTAA
- the alaS gene encoding alanine--tRNA ligase, protein MTSVRDIRSQFLSYFGGNGHDITPSAPLVPDNDPTLLFVNAGMVPFKDYFTGAMTPPMPRAVSSQKCVRAGGKHNDLDNVGYTARHHTFFEMLGNFSFGDYFKDQAIEHAWNLVTRDFGLDKDKLLVTVYHTDDEAAALWKKIAGLSDDRIIRIATSDNFWAMGDTGPCGPCSEIFYDHGSDIPGGPPGSPDEDGDRFIEIWNLVFMQFEKGADGVQKPLPKPSIDTGMGLERTAAILQGKHDNYDIDLFQNLIAASENLTGVKSQGDAKFSHRVIADHLRSCSFLMADGVSPSNEGRGYVLRRIMRRAMRHAHILGTKDPLMHRLVPSLITEMGDAYGELGRAQASIEATFEQEEERFRRTLGRGTALLDDATEGLKDGDVLPGKTAFTLYDTYGFPLDLTQDALRSRGITVDTDGFDKAMAKQKETSKASGFKSGDAGTDDIWLAAREKFGATEFTGFESLDGTDTIHTVVVDGNAVTEASDTEVMFASTKTPFYAESGGQAGDKGVVTFDNGASITVTDVLKKAGDVHVHIGTLSGTIKVGNEAHYSVNPDNRKRTMANHSATHIMHEALRRVLGPHVSQKGQMVDGERIRFDISHGAGITRDELKKVEDEVNAVIQQNAAADTKLMSPDAAIEAGAMALFGEKYGDEVRVLALGEPLDADADKPYSVELCGGTHVERTGDIALFKIVSEGAVAAGIRRVEAVTGELARDYLEGRAAITQNLADTLKAKPEDVPTRLEALLTERKQMEKDISELKKQLAMGGGGGATSVEDINGVKVMARVLDGVSGKDLRAMLNEQISAIGSGIVAFVAKDDGKVAVAVAVTDDLTQSYNAATLVNAGAEKVGGRGGGKPGMAQAGGTNVAGADDALTAIRSAIEAV, encoded by the coding sequence ATGACCAGCGTTCGCGATATCCGATCCCAATTCCTGTCGTATTTTGGCGGTAATGGCCATGACATTACCCCTTCCGCGCCGCTCGTGCCCGATAACGATCCCACGCTTTTGTTTGTCAACGCAGGCATGGTGCCGTTTAAGGATTATTTTACGGGCGCCATGACCCCGCCCATGCCGCGCGCAGTCTCTAGCCAAAAATGCGTACGCGCAGGCGGGAAGCATAATGATCTTGATAATGTGGGCTATACGGCGCGTCACCATACGTTTTTTGAAATGCTGGGTAACTTCAGCTTTGGTGATTATTTCAAAGATCAAGCCATCGAACATGCGTGGAATTTGGTCACACGCGATTTTGGTCTGGATAAGGACAAACTGCTCGTCACCGTTTATCACACAGATGACGAAGCGGCGGCCCTTTGGAAAAAAATTGCTGGGCTGTCCGATGACCGTATCATTCGCATTGCCACATCAGACAATTTTTGGGCCATGGGTGACACGGGGCCGTGCGGGCCCTGTTCTGAGATTTTCTATGACCACGGGTCTGATATTCCCGGCGGCCCCCCAGGTTCGCCCGATGAAGATGGGGACCGCTTTATCGAGATTTGGAATTTGGTTTTCATGCAGTTTGAAAAAGGCGCAGACGGAGTGCAAAAACCTTTGCCCAAACCGTCTATCGATACTGGCATGGGCCTAGAGCGTACGGCCGCTATTTTACAAGGCAAACACGATAATTATGACATCGATCTGTTTCAGAATCTGATTGCGGCGTCAGAGAACTTAACGGGTGTAAAATCACAAGGCGACGCGAAATTTAGCCACCGCGTGATTGCTGATCATTTGCGTTCTTGCTCATTTTTAATGGCCGATGGGGTTAGCCCCAGCAATGAAGGCAGAGGTTATGTTCTGCGCCGCATCATGCGCCGCGCGATGCGTCATGCCCATATTTTGGGAACGAAAGACCCGTTGATGCACCGTCTTGTCCCTTCCCTGATCACCGAAATGGGCGATGCTTATGGCGAGCTTGGTCGCGCACAAGCCAGTATTGAGGCCACGTTCGAGCAAGAAGAAGAGCGCTTTCGCCGCACACTGGGTCGCGGTACCGCACTGCTTGATGACGCCACGGAAGGATTGAAAGACGGGGATGTTCTGCCCGGGAAAACGGCCTTTACGCTTTATGATACTTACGGCTTTCCACTTGATTTGACCCAAGACGCGCTGCGCTCTCGCGGCATTACTGTGGATACAGACGGCTTTGACAAAGCCATGGCCAAACAAAAAGAGACGTCTAAAGCGTCGGGTTTTAAATCGGGTGACGCGGGAACAGATGATATTTGGCTGGCCGCGCGCGAAAAATTTGGTGCCACAGAGTTTACAGGATTTGAAAGCTTGGACGGAACCGATACAATTCACACAGTGGTCGTGGACGGAAACGCTGTCACAGAAGCCTCGGATACAGAGGTCATGTTCGCCAGCACGAAAACACCGTTTTACGCTGAAAGCGGAGGCCAAGCTGGAGACAAAGGTGTTGTGACGTTTGACAATGGCGCCAGCATCACTGTGACTGATGTCCTGAAAAAAGCAGGCGACGTTCATGTTCATATTGGGACGCTTTCTGGCACTATAAAGGTCGGCAATGAGGCGCATTACAGCGTCAATCCCGACAACCGCAAACGCACGATGGCGAACCATTCGGCGACCCATATTATGCACGAGGCGCTGCGCCGTGTGCTTGGTCCGCATGTATCGCAAAAAGGGCAGATGGTTGACGGCGAACGTATCCGGTTTGATATCTCCCATGGGGCCGGCATTACCCGGGATGAGCTAAAAAAGGTCGAAGACGAAGTTAACGCCGTCATCCAACAAAACGCCGCCGCTGATACGAAACTCATGTCCCCTGATGCCGCGATTGAGGCGGGCGCTATGGCGCTATTTGGTGAAAAATACGGCGATGAAGTGCGCGTTTTGGCGCTGGGCGAGCCTTTGGACGCAGACGCTGACAAGCCCTATTCTGTAGAGCTTTGTGGAGGCACCCATGTCGAGCGCACAGGCGATATTGCCCTATTTAAAATCGTCTCGGAAGGCGCGGTGGCCGCTGGCATTCGCCGGGTTGAAGCCGTCACAGGCGAACTGGCGCGGGATTACCTTGAGGGTCGCGCCGCGATTACGCAAAACCTGGCAGATACGCTCAAAGCCAAACCAGAGGACGTGCCAACACGGCTTGAGGCGCTTTTGACTGAACGCAAGCAAATGGAAAAAGACATATCCGAGCTTAAGAAGCAACTTGCCATGGGCGGCGGCGGGGGTGCGACGTCGGTTGAAGACATCAACGGCGTAAAAGTCATGGCACGCGTCCTCGACGGTGTGTCGGGCAAAGATTTGCGCGCGATGTTGAACGAACAAATTTCCGCAATTGGATCGGGCATTGTGGCCTTTGTCGCGAAAGACGACGGCAAAGTCGCGGTGGCCGTCGCCGTCACCGATGATTTGACCCAGAGCTATAATGCGGCGACTTTGGTCAATGCGGGAGCCGAAAAAGTCGGCGGGCGCGGCGGCGGAAAACCTGGTATGGCGCAAGCGGGCGGGACAAATGTCGCGGGGGCTGATGATGCGCTTACGGCGATTAGATCTGCCATTGAAGCGGTCTAA
- a CDS encoding VOC family protein, producing the protein MSTHHHFNYIELPTTDMAAMKAFYTQAFGWEYIDYGPRYAAIIGAGVDGGFDADAGARGPSKQGVLVILHSDDLLASEQAVKAAGGVISVPAFDFPGGRRFHFTDPSGNELGVWTQSSEG; encoded by the coding sequence ATGAGCACACATCACCACTTTAATTATATTGAGCTGCCAACTACCGATATGGCCGCCATGAAAGCATTCTACACCCAGGCGTTTGGATGGGAATATATTGATTACGGGCCACGCTACGCCGCGATAATAGGCGCAGGTGTTGATGGTGGGTTTGACGCCGATGCCGGTGCGCGAGGCCCGTCAAAACAGGGCGTGTTAGTGATTTTACACTCTGATGATTTACTCGCGAGCGAGCAGGCTGTGAAAGCAGCAGGCGGCGTTATTTCTGTGCCAGCCTTTGATTTTCCTGGCGGGCGGCGGTTTCATTTTACCGATCCTAGCGGCAATGAACTTGGCGTTTGGACGCAAAGCTCTGAGGGTTAA
- the recA gene encoding recombinase RecA, producing the protein MARNSTPLTVVGKASDKNKSAALEAALGQIDRAFGKGSVMKLGDKSAMDIASVSTGSIGLDIALGIGGLPRGRVIEIYGPESSGKTTLSLHCVAEIQKEGGVAAFIDAEHALDPTYAAKLGVDVNELLIAQPDTGEQGLEIADTLVRSGAIDVLVIDSVAALTPRAELEGDMGDSLPGLQARLMSQALRKLTGSISKSGCMVIFINQIRMKIGVMYGSPETTTGGNALKFYSSVRLDIRRIGAIKHRDEVVGNQTRVKVVKNKVAPPFRQVEFDIMYGEGISKTGEIIDMGVMAGVIEKSGSWYSYGEERIGQGRENVRQFLIANPDIADAVELKIRQEKGLIADELLVPKEEQNDDITDIPAIKA; encoded by the coding sequence ATGGCCAGAAACTCAACACCATTAACTGTCGTGGGTAAAGCTTCCGATAAAAATAAATCTGCTGCGCTAGAGGCAGCCTTGGGTCAAATCGACCGCGCCTTTGGTAAAGGCTCTGTCATGAAATTGGGCGACAAAAGCGCGATGGATATCGCCTCTGTCTCGACAGGCTCAATTGGACTGGATATCGCCCTCGGCATAGGCGGCTTACCGCGTGGCCGTGTCATTGAAATTTACGGTCCTGAATCATCTGGTAAAACGACTTTGTCCTTGCACTGTGTCGCTGAAATCCAAAAAGAAGGCGGTGTTGCAGCCTTTATTGACGCCGAACATGCGCTTGACCCGACATATGCGGCCAAGCTTGGCGTTGACGTGAACGAGCTTTTGATCGCGCAGCCTGACACGGGTGAACAAGGTCTTGAAATTGCCGACACATTGGTGCGCTCTGGCGCGATTGATGTTTTGGTCATCGACTCTGTTGCGGCCCTAACGCCGCGTGCTGAGCTTGAAGGCGATATGGGTGATAGTTTGCCAGGATTGCAAGCGCGTCTGATGAGCCAAGCGCTGCGTAAGCTGACAGGGTCTATTTCCAAATCCGGCTGTATGGTTATTTTCATCAACCAAATTCGGATGAAAATCGGTGTCATGTATGGCTCGCCCGAGACGACAACGGGTGGTAATGCGCTGAAATTTTACTCGTCTGTGCGTCTTGATATTCGCCGTATTGGCGCGATTAAGCACCGCGACGAAGTGGTGGGTAACCAGACCCGTGTGAAAGTTGTGAAAAACAAAGTGGCCCCGCCTTTCCGCCAAGTCGAATTTGACATCATGTATGGCGAGGGGATCTCCAAAACGGGCGAGATTATCGATATGGGTGTTATGGCTGGCGTGATTGAAAAGTCAGGGAGCTGGTATAGCTACGGCGAAGAACGTATTGGGCAGGGTCGTGAAAACGTCCGCCAATTCCTTATCGCTAATCCAGATATTGCTGATGCGGTTGAACTTAAAATTCGCCAAGAAAAAGGCCTCATTGCGGATGAATTGCTTGTCCCCAAAGAAGAGCAAAATGACGATATCACGGATATTCCCGCGATTAAGGCGTAA
- a CDS encoding ATP-binding protein, whose translation MDDVIRNSAVGEGADPLAQTPKSWRASDYDDGANRSPGRSALFIFLMIILCVLILVCAYIAATQAVTLGWPALLLVAGLGTAAFIALLMSVSISRAERVAQADIESNMAQAFERYTRASLIVHNGKPVRANSAYMALAQDMNALGISGGPPTVDRLFTAPSEEEQPKDTAPAIFRLFHMDPATSFAEEFIDTIGPEGQHVRYRIQVTALTSHNGHSQLWQVMDTADESLGQDEILTDAPVGLFAVEIDGRVIAMNPVLERWLGVEHGLRPEFMREFIENPEAVLDSPPTAGRIIRADTRLITMRGLVSPTVMVGTWRELGTGQTIASVALYGHSSMGAPRPSTPLVVPQKPEHLTQSGPVPMPNTVTVGDSFNAAPIGILKLSGDTLGRASILSANPAFSAMMAESGKPDFDWPPAKFEDIFSVDKDDLDFLSAPVLSDSGGLSERSVVETTLAGEGALPVNVYIVSDPATPQTAWAYIVDISARKLLEDQLVQSQKMQAIGQLAAGVAHDFNNILTIIRLNADDLLGRHPIGDPSYPELQEINSNVSRAAGLVKKLLAFSRQETRRAERVDVTETLSDMVVTLKQTIGERVKLNVIHGRALPPILADKTQIDNILMNLCVNARDAMAASGGGTITIKSSEVTVDKLGSSDPIDALRATKSNHFVRVEVSDTGTGMSDEVKAKIFEPFFTTKDVGKGTGLGLATVYGIVQQSGGVLSVDSELGVGTTFRLYFPVPDAADFPEPVVAKASTKRAPKPPSDLAGQGTILFVEDEDSVRIMAAKTLRQRGYNVIEACDGEEAYELLQEGTETIDLMISDVVMPGMDGPTLLKKGRALLGDARIVFISGYAQEEFSDLLSEEPDVTFLPKPFTLVQLAEKVKSEIATGGENDEYL comes from the coding sequence ATGGATGATGTGATTCGAAATAGCGCCGTCGGCGAAGGGGCAGACCCCTTGGCCCAAACGCCAAAATCATGGCGCGCCAGCGACTATGACGACGGCGCGAACCGCTCTCCTGGGCGCAGTGCTCTGTTCATTTTTTTGATGATTATACTCTGCGTACTTATCCTGGTCTGTGCCTATATCGCTGCCACGCAAGCCGTGACCTTAGGGTGGCCCGCGCTGCTCTTAGTTGCGGGTCTCGGCACAGCGGCTTTCATCGCGCTGTTAATGTCGGTCAGCATCTCGCGCGCCGAACGCGTTGCCCAAGCTGATATAGAGAGCAATATGGCGCAAGCCTTTGAGCGCTACACACGCGCTAGCTTGATTGTGCATAACGGCAAACCTGTGCGCGCCAATAGTGCCTATATGGCGCTGGCCCAAGACATGAATGCGCTGGGTATTAGCGGCGGTCCGCCCACCGTTGACCGCCTGTTTACCGCCCCGTCCGAGGAAGAGCAGCCCAAAGACACGGCCCCCGCTATTTTCCGCCTGTTTCATATGGATCCCGCGACAAGCTTTGCCGAGGAATTTATCGACACCATCGGCCCCGAAGGGCAGCATGTGCGCTACCGTATCCAAGTCACGGCGCTAACGTCCCATAACGGTCATTCGCAATTATGGCAGGTCATGGACACGGCGGACGAAAGCCTCGGCCAAGACGAAATACTGACCGATGCGCCTGTTGGTCTTTTTGCAGTGGAAATAGACGGTCGCGTCATTGCGATGAACCCTGTGCTAGAGCGCTGGTTGGGGGTAGAGCATGGCCTCCGTCCAGAATTTATGCGCGAATTTATCGAAAACCCGGAAGCAGTACTCGATAGCCCGCCAACGGCAGGGCGGATTATTCGTGCTGATACGCGGCTGATTACGATGCGCGGTCTGGTGTCGCCCACTGTCATGGTCGGCACATGGCGAGAGCTGGGCACAGGTCAGACCATTGCCTCTGTTGCGCTTTATGGTCATAGCTCTATGGGGGCACCGCGACCGTCGACGCCGCTGGTCGTGCCGCAAAAACCAGAGCATCTGACCCAAAGCGGTCCCGTGCCTATGCCCAATACAGTCACAGTCGGGGACAGCTTTAACGCCGCCCCGATTGGTATTTTAAAACTGTCAGGTGACACATTGGGGCGGGCGTCCATACTCTCGGCCAACCCCGCGTTTAGTGCCATGATGGCCGAATCAGGTAAGCCTGATTTCGATTGGCCGCCGGCTAAGTTTGAAGACATCTTTAGTGTCGATAAAGATGATCTCGATTTCCTCTCTGCACCTGTGCTGTCAGATTCAGGCGGGCTGTCTGAACGGTCTGTCGTCGAGACGACACTGGCGGGTGAGGGGGCCTTGCCTGTCAATGTCTATATCGTATCCGACCCTGCCACCCCGCAGACGGCCTGGGCCTATATTGTAGATATTTCGGCGCGAAAGCTGTTGGAAGATCAGCTCGTCCAAAGCCAGAAAATGCAAGCCATTGGCCAGTTAGCGGCCGGCGTCGCGCATGATTTTAATAATATTCTGACGATTATCCGCCTGAACGCTGATGATCTATTGGGGCGTCACCCCATTGGCGATCCGTCCTATCCTGAACTGCAAGAGATTAATTCCAATGTCTCTCGGGCGGCGGGCCTTGTTAAAAAACTACTCGCCTTCTCTCGCCAAGAAACGCGGCGCGCTGAACGTGTGGACGTGACGGAAACGCTGTCTGATATGGTTGTCACGCTAAAACAAACTATCGGCGAACGTGTGAAGCTTAATGTCATACATGGCCGCGCTCTACCGCCCATTTTGGCTGATAAAACGCAGATTGATAATATCCTTATGAACCTTTGTGTGAATGCGCGCGACGCTATGGCGGCATCGGGCGGGGGGACGATTACAATTAAATCCTCCGAAGTCACGGTTGATAAGCTCGGCAGTTCTGATCCTATTGATGCGTTGCGTGCGACCAAATCCAATCACTTTGTCCGTGTTGAAGTGTCAGACACGGGCACAGGTATGTCGGATGAGGTAAAAGCCAAAATTTTCGAGCCGTTCTTTACGACAAAAGATGTCGGCAAAGGCACAGGCCTCGGCCTTGCCACGGTTTACGGTATTGTGCAGCAATCGGGCGGTGTGCTGTCTGTTGATAGTGAGTTGGGTGTGGGCACGACATTCCGCCTTTATTTCCCTGTGCCAGATGCGGCTGATTTCCCCGAACCCGTTGTGGCAAAAGCCAGCACGAAGCGCGCACCAAAGCCGCCGTCTGATTTGGCAGGGCAGGGCACTATCCTCTTTGTTGAAGACGAAGATAGCGTCCGTATCATGGCCGCTAAAACCCTACGTCAGCGCGGCTATAACGTCATAGAGGCGTGCGACGGCGAAGAAGCCTATGAGCTTTTACAAGAGGGCACGGAGACCATTGATTTGATGATCTCAGATGTCGTGATGCCGGGTATGGACGGCCCGACATTACTGAAGAAAGGACGCGCGCTGCTCGGTGATGCGCGTATTGTCTTTATTTCGGGTTACGCGCAGGAAGAGTTCTCTGATTTGCTATCCGAGGAACCCGATGTGACCTTCCTGCCCAAGCCATTTACGCTTGTCCAGCTTGCTGAAAAGGTTAAATCAGAGATTGCGACAGGCGGAGAAAATGATGAGTATTTATAG